Below is a genomic region from Eupeodes corollae chromosome 1, idEupCoro1.1, whole genome shotgun sequence.
TAATACTAAGTATAACAATTCGTCTTAAAaactattataattataattcatTGCATAAGGTAGCATTTACACTTGGTACTCGACACCTCCCATCTTAAGTTTGAATATTATATACACAtgaatcaaaagaaatgtagttaaatatatgtacatatgtaagttatttattataaacaaaaattcaattacacatatatgtattttacttttattttaaccattatttatattcaatatttcaattcatggaatctattttttattacaaattaattACCATAGTaagtacttttattttaatcaaaaaaaaactttataattcgTTCTCTCAATAGGTCTTAAACCTCTACTAGAACGTGATTCGAGAATCGATGGCTCAGCACCATTAGTTGCGATAACAGCTTCTGAATCTGCATTGACTATCGGCTCTGCCGTCACCCTGGCTGTTTCTTTAGGAGAGTTATCTGCCCTACCATCGATCGATTTTGGTGACGCATTTGATGTGCCCGATATCATTTGATTCGAATGCCTTTTAATTCGTCTTTTATTATGAGTAAGAACACAACTATACGATCGTGAGCCAATACGTTTCTTTACGGTAGCTGGTTGCCAACCGTCCTTATTCGGATTTGAATAATCGCGCACGTAAACATTTTCACCTTCttcaaatttaacatttcttgagcctttaaaatttttaatgtttgataaCTGCTTATCACAGATCTTTTCTCGCACCAACGGTGGTTTCATTAAACTAAATCGGTTTTTTAACTCTTTACCAAGCAATAACTTTGCTGGTGATTCACCAGTGGTGCAGTGTTTTGCACATCTATAATCGAACAAAAACCGATTTAATATTAAGTCCATATTTTTGCTGCCACCACCAGTGTCGTTTAAAATGGCCTGCAACgactttttaagtgtttttacaaagttttctgCTTGGCCGTTGGTTGCCGGATGACCTGGAGCGGTCAAAATATGCTTAATGCCATTGTTTGCCAAAAACTGTTGGAAGTCCAACGAAATAAATTGTCTCCCGTTATCACTTACTAATGTGTCAACTAAACCAAAACGGCAAAAGACGTCTCGCAGTTTATTGATTGTAAATATCGATGTCATTTCAtgagttttaaaaacttcaacccATTTAGAATACGAATCTATGAtgattagaaaataaaatccatttatAGGCCCAGCAAAATCTACATGGATTCGAGACCAAGCTCATTCAGTGGGTGTCCATGGGATTAAAGGACATTTTTCTGGACTCGACTGAGTAAGCTTGCAAGAAACACAACTCGAAATCATTTTCTCAATATTATGGTCTATTTTAGGCCACCAAACATACGAACGTGCCAATGCTTTGGTTTTTACTATGCCTAAGTGTGACAGATGTAATTCTTTCAATACCTCTTCACGTAATTTAAATGGAACAATCGTTCGATAGCCCCATAGAATACAATTGTATTTAACCGacaattcatttttcttattaCGAAAAGGGCCAAATTCTTCGCCCATTAACGCATCAATTGTACCACTATTTATCGCATCTACCAATTTTGACAGAATCGGGTCGCGTCTAGTttcttttgcaatatttttgaaatctagttTCAACTGGTTATCTGTTTCAACTaaatttatatatgaaaaatcgTTACTTATTTTGCCTACATCTTCTTGCGGAATCCGCGATAAGTGATCGGCTTGATTAAGTTcacatttaatatatttgataGAGTAATCGAAACCAGACAAAATAAAAGCCCATCTTTGCATCCTTGCTGCCGCCATAACTGGTAAACCTTTATTCTCACCAAATATAGCCAAAAGTGGTTTGTGATCAGACTCTAATGTAAAATGAACGcctaataaatattgttttaattttgagacGCTGTAAACTATAGCCAATGCTTCCTTTTGAATAGTACTGTAGCCTTTTTCTGTTTGTGAAAGTGCACGAGAAATAAACGCAATTGGTTTTCGAACaccatttgcaaaaatatgtgACAAAACCCCTGCTACCGCTGAATTAGAAGCATCAGTTGACAAAActattggaatttttggattaaaatgTGTCAAAACCTGATCCGACGTTACGTCTTGCTTTAATAACTCGTACGCTTCTTGGCATGTTTTTGACCATTGGAATTTCACatcttttttcaacaaattatataaaggtGCCATCTTATGAGCAAAATTAGGAATaaactttgagtaataattAATCATACCCACGAAAGCTCTTACTTCCGACACACATTGTGGAATTGGGGCTTCTAATACGGATGCGATTCGATCTTTATTCTTGCTTAAACCAAAACGATCGATGTTAAAACCTAAGTATGAAATTCGTTCCTTGAAGAACTCACATTTACTTTCATTTAGACGTAACCCGACAGAATCTAATTTTCCTAAAACAAGCTCAAGTGTTTTCATATGATCTGCGGTGGTGGCACCCGTTACAACAATATCATCTAAATAATTGATTGCATTTGGAATACCTCGTAAAAGAGTTTCAattgttttctgaaaaatagCCGCAGCCGGCTTTACTCCGAAGGGCAAACGTGTCATCTTGAAAACACCAACATGCGTGCTCCAAGCACATAACAATTGTGAATCTTCATCCAACACTAATTGATTGTATGCGTTCGACAAATctaattttgtaaaatgattCCCCTGAAGTGATGTGAATAATTCGTTAATAAGCGGTAATGGATATTTTACATCCATCAAAAACTTATTAACCGTGGTTTTGTAGTCGCCACAAATGCGGAGGTCGCCATTAGGCTTAACGATTGGTACCAAAGGTGTACCCCACTCTGCATTTTCGACAGGGATTAACACACCAgttttaactaaattatttaattgattttcaatattACTACGCCATGCTAAAGGCACCGGACGTGGCTTGCAAAAAACAGGCTTTGCATTCTCGCTTatactcaatttaattttattacccTTATATGTACCAAGTTCATTCTTAAAAACGTTGcgatatttgcttttaattcGAGAAACTAAATCGTCTTGTTTGTGATCATACCGAATCGAATTAATTTGTGATAAAGTCATATCAAAAAGTTGCATAAAATCTCTGCCCAAAATGGGCGGACTGTTTGTGTTACTAACGATTAACCGCAATTCACGTGTTCGCTCGCGATATTTAACAGTTGCTTTGAACTCACCCACAATTTGTATAGTTTCCCCGTTATATGCACAAAATCGATCAACGCAGGGCTTCAAAATCTTGCGGTCaaaaaacttatcaaaaattgaTAGAGAAACCAGGGAACAAGCTGCGCCGGTATCCAACACAAATTCGAGCCAGACTTGATTAACTTTTACTGCTTCTGTAAATGGTGAAGCCACCGCTTCTCCAGTAAcactgaaaatagaaaaatttgaaaagttcgAAATGTAATCAGAAGTTGTATTAAATTCactacttaaattatttgataCTTCTACTAAATTAATTTGTCTGCTACTGCTGCATACGCTCGCCAAATGACCCACTCTGCCGCACTTGTTACACGTGCTCGATTTGTATTTGCATTTTTCACTGGTGTGGTTCTTCCAGCCACAATGTGAGCACCGTCGCCGTGAACTTCCACTAtctttgctgttgttgttggagcTGTTCTGCTTGTTGCTGCTGCTTCGCTGACCACGTTGGTACCTTTTCGATACAAAATTAACCTctttttgcgtttgttgttgctgttgcgtGATTAATTTTACTTCTGCTGCCATTGCCTTTTTTAAGGCTTCgctcaattttagtttttcattttcttcgcACAAACGTTCGAAGACTTTGCCTTCAAAGCCGGTAATAAATTTATTGAGCACGAATGCGTCTAAATGCTGCCCAAATTTACAATCTTTCGCTAATTTTTTAAGACGAGCGAACCACTGTGACGCTGTTTCTGTATACGACTTCTTTGCTTCTAAGAAAGTTCGTCTTTCTCGAAAAACAATTACAGGAATTGAATATTGCGTGTCCAACAATTCCTTCAATTCATTGAATGGTTTTTTGGAAGGCAGAACCGGATCGCATAGATCTTTAAGTAAACCATATGCTTCCAATcctattgattttattaaaatcgccACTTTCATGTTATCTTCTGTGACTGCACTTTCCAGAAAATGTGAATCTAATAGTTCACACCAATTTTCCCAACTATCGACATGCGGTCGGAACTCCCGTACGCTGCTTGAAGTAGTTGTGGTTAATATGCTCTCGTTTACTGAGGTCatctcgatttttttttattgagaccACGACtaactttgtttaaataaaacttttcttttttttttgttaaaaacaaaggaAATCTAAAATTAAGATCCTCAACTGAGATAAATGTATGCTTGGTTGATCACGTGGAATGCCAGttgatcagaaaaaaaaaaaaattcttctttgaCTATCAGTTCGTGTCCTCGTCGCCAATTTATGTGATGTACTCGGAGTTGTAGTTAGAAGTGAACTGAACTTTATTTTCTCATTCTTAATACTAAGTATAACAATTCgtcttataaattattataattataattcatTGCATAAGGTAGCATTTACACTTGGTACTCGACAATCTAGTGGCGTGTTCAAGATAAGCAAATTGTCTGGGTATGAGAAtgatctcctatcatttttaactctttttatCAAGTCTATCCGAAAGACTCGAGTATGTTATTAAGGCAAAACCCAAATATGATAAGTATACTGGAGTTTTGGactaataaaagctttgtagattataaccagatcagaataaaataaaatgcttcgGATAAAACCCAAACACTTACCAACATTTTTGGCAAGTTTAAATACGTAAGCATTGAACAAAACGTGGTTCGTAATGCACATACCTGGAACTGAAAGCTGTTAAGTCGCTGCAAGTACCACCCGAGGACTACGATTTTTCGACAGTAGActgcattgagttttcgaagcattaaattaattCTACACCGTTTCGATTTCCCactggacaatgctgtcaagatcagaatttaatgagattttcatacgctgccgttgacaGTCCACATCCCAAAGACAAGGATAAATAATTTTGTGGGTTACaagttgtagaaaaaaaaaaaaaaaaaaaaacatttataaaaaaatacgatCGTCAGCGACAAAACGGAGCCCCGAGGCACACcagtgtttattttgtggatgtCAGATTTAACCCTTAAAGTACTACTTGTATTGGagagaagagattcatcaataccaaaggcttgatgtcaaactctatcaaatgccttcgaAATATTAAGGATGTTTTATAAA
It encodes:
- the LOC129938407 gene encoding uncharacterized protein K02A2.6-like codes for the protein MTSIFTINKLRDVFCRFGLVDTLVSDNGRQFISLDFQQFLANNGIKHILTAPGHPATNGQAENFVKTLKKSLQAILNDTGGGSKNMDLILNRFLFDYRCAKHCTTGESPAKLLLGKELKNRFSLMKPPLVREKICDKQLSNIKNFKGSRNVKFEEGENVYVRDYSNPNKDGWQPATVKKRIGSRSYSCVLTHNKRRIKRHSNQMISGTSNASPKSIDGRADNSPKETARVTAEPIVNADSEAVIATNGAEPSILESRSSRGLRPIERTNYKVFF
- the LOC129938413 gene encoding uncharacterized protein K02A2.6-like, producing the protein MTSVNESILTTTTSSSVREFRPHVDSWENWCELLDSHFLESAVTEDNMKVAILIKSIGLEAYGLLKDLCDPVLPSKKPFNELKELLDTQYSIPVIVFRERRTFLEAKKSYTETASQWFARLKKLAKDCKFGQHLDAFVLNKFITGFEGKVFERLCEENEKLKLSEALKKAMAAEVKLITQQQQQTQKEVNFVSKRYQRGQRSSSNKQNSSNNNSKDSGSSRRRCSHCGWKNHTSEKCKYKSSTCNKCGRVGHLASVCSSSRQINLVEVSNNLSSEFNTTSDYISNFSNFSIFSVTGEAVASPFTEAVKVNQVWLEFVLDTGAACSLVSLSIFDKFFDRKILKPCVDRFCAYNGETIQIVGEFKATVKYRERTRELRLIVSNTNSPPILGRDFMQLFDMTLSQINSIRYDHKQDDLVSRIKSKYRNVFKNELGTYKGNKIKLSISENAKPVFCKPRPVPLAWRSNIENQLNNLVKTGVLIPVENAEWGTPLVPIVKPNGDLRICGDYKTTVNKFLMDVKYPLPLINELFTSLQGNHFTKLDLSNAYNQLVLDEDSQLLCAWSTHVGVFKMTRLPFGVKPAAAIFQKTIETLLRGIPNAINYLDDIVVTGATTADHMKTLELVLGKLDSVGLRLNESKCEFFKERISYLGFNIDRFGLSKNKDRIASVLEAPIPQCVSEVRAFVGMINYYSKFIPNFAHKMAPLYNLLKKDVKFQWSKTCQEAYELLKQDVTSDQVLTHFNPKIPIVLSTDASNSAVAGVLSHIFANGVRKPIAFISRALSQTEKGYSTIQKEALAIVYSVSKLKQYLLGVHFTLESDHKPLLAIFGENKGLPVMAAARMQRWAFILSGFDYSIKYIKCELNQADHLSRIPQEDVGKISNDFSYINLVETDNQLKLDFKNIAKETRRDPILSKLVDAINSGTIDALMGEEFGPFRNKKNELSVKYNCILWGYRTIVPFKLREEVLKELHLSHLGIVKTKALARSYVWWPKIDHNIEKMISSCVSCKLTQSSPEKCPLIPWTPTE